Proteins encoded within one genomic window of Pygocentrus nattereri isolate fPygNat1 chromosome 11, fPygNat1.pri, whole genome shotgun sequence:
- the tmem79a gene encoding transmembrane protein 79, with protein MFNPESDEERGNSERWRGSGHMKDEERDEVEADNESDGEREREEKTEEEESRTESASELSGEAQVEKWRDEMNRNGDGGSLADDEEEEDDDEGQKTKIKAAAAFSPLVTIVCPASKQLDQNESNCSEEPEEKGLEHEEPQSHMYQHLNHLPEQRRIKENAERHCGCCGERVQLSVGLLASAVMFPLLVWSGFELLPFDTPPVSSAPFRLVYTLRCAFFATLPIVLGVLVQGVSRFKFDALKPLFEGNRGTRDVVIHGNYVRDSLHLYLLYFIQLAVMATYVRQDMLKLVPLLTIVFVFGRLIYWVCVVFHSSVRSLGFGLSFLPVVVLLGANLYFVCSSVGPEAVFDVAPPTTAPPPKPRWWG; from the exons ATGTTTAATCCAGAGTCTGACGAGGAAAGAGGGAACTccgagagatggagaggaagtGGACACATGAAGGACGAAGAGAGGGACGAGGTGGAGGCGGACAACGAGAgtgacggggagagagagagagaggaaaagacagaggaagaggagagccGGACGGAGAGCGCGAGCGAGCTGAGTGGAGAGGCGCAGGTGGAGAAATGGAGGGATGAAATGAACAGGAATGGAGATGGCGGCTCGCTGGCTGAcgatgaggaggaagaggatgatgatgaaggCCAGAAAACGAAGATCAAGGCAGCTGCAGCTTTCAGTCCTCTAGTGACCATCGTATGTCCAGCCAGCAAGCAGCTGGATCAGAATGAAAGCAACTGCTCAGAGGAACCTGAGGAGAAAGGTCTAGAACATGAAGAACCTCAATCACACATGTACCAACATCTAAATCACCTCCCAGAGCAGAGACGGATCAAGGAGAATGCAGAAC gtcatTGTGGGTGCTGTGGTGAGAGAGTACAGCTGAGTGTAGGTCTCTTAGCCTCTGCAGTGATGTTTCCTCTCCTGGTGTGGTCAGGTTTTGAGCTCCTGCCGTTCGACACTCCTCCGGTCAGCAGCGCCCCCTTCAGACTGGTGTACACGCTGCGCTGTGCTTTCTTCGCCACTCTCCCCATCGTTCTGG GTGTGTTGGTTCAGGGTGTGTCCCGGTTTAAATTTGACGCCCTGAAGCCGCTGTTTGAAGGAAATCGGGGCACGCGTGATGTTGTCATCCACGGCAACTACGTCAGGGACTCTCTTCATCTGTACCTCCTATACTTCATCCAACTTGCTGTCATGGCAACCTACGTCCGGCAGGACATGCTGAAACTGGTGCCCTTACTGACTATCGTCTTTGTGTTCGGCAG GCTGATCTACTGGGTTTGCGTGGTGTTCCACAGCAGCGTTCGCTCGCTCGGTTTCGGACTCTCCTTCCTGCCCGTGGTGGTCCTGCTGGGAGCCAATCTCTACTTCGTCTGCTCGTCAGTCGGACCGGAGGCGGTGTTCGACGTGGCTCCACCCACCACCGCTCCGCCCCCAAAGCCGAGGTGGTGGGGTTGA
- the LOC108413237 gene encoding glycosylated lysosomal membrane protein, producing the protein MSGSNARSFIPLLGVLLGVFLCASGFMGSGVPFRRKVTLELNPGLKLSNAAPPEFDLLHVRALGENDTLHFFLCSKGAPAVLLVHTNSTESSVQVDWPTFVILNSTGGLRVVPESSVQYSRALVFTRLLEYDDVNNTAEPQDFLPPYDLKDFAWSDLNSTVDYTFHAALLCGKDHSSTFRNGSFCLDFSAFESGGREEAWPSLLHSANSSQLHVWLEGVTPRANQSRFSLELQMVSEVGFQDRVDVQRFIDDEYTPSIFQVSQWVSSPVNSSSVRGFMQWKPIAYRKRVPMLEDATPCRNSQPVPLAQPPPSGLISAYFTHNPVTSGINISFSLAEDPFYGSTKFLSWTVLIGMGTPPSDSFSPLVIGIMAVGLGTPLALIVVGGVYVCIRKRRDQQLGYQPIN; encoded by the exons ATGTCGGGCTCTAACGCTCGGAGCTTTATTCCTTTACTCGGTGTTTTACTCGGCGTTTTTCTCTGTGCGAGCGGATTCATGGGAAGTGGAGTTCCTTTCCGACGGAAG GTGACTCTGGAGCTGAACCCTGGCCTGAAGCTGTCCAACGCAGCGCCCCCTGAGTTCGACCTGCTGCATGTGCGGGCGCTGGGTGAAAACGACACCCTGCACTTCTTCCTCTGCAGTAAAGGAGCtcctgcagtgctgctggtccACACCAACTCCACGGAGTCCTCGGTTCAGGTGGACTGGCCCACCTTCGTCATCCTCAACTCTACAGGCGGTCTGCGGGTGGTGCCGGAGAGCAGTGTGCAGTACAGCAGAGCTCTGGTGTTCACCAGG ctGTTGGAGTATGATGACGTAAACAACACTGCAGAGCCTCAGGACTTCCTGCCTCCTTACGATCTTAAGGACTTTGCCTGGAGTGACCTGAACAGCACCGTGGACTACACGTTCCATGCAGCCCTGCTCTGTGGGAAGGACCATAGCTCCACCTTCAGAAACGGCTCCTTCTGTCTGGAT TTTTCAGCCTTCGAGTCGGGGGGTCGTGAGGAGGCGTGGCCGAGCCTCCTCCACAGCGCTAACTCCTCCCAGCTGCACGTGTGGTTGGAGGGTGTGACTCCGCGGGCCAACCAATCGCGCTTCTCTCTGGAGCTCCAGATGGTGAGCGAGGTGGGGTTTCAGGACAGAGTGGACGTTCAGCGGTTCATCGATGACGAGTACACGCCCTCAATATTCCAG GTATCTCAGTGGGTCTCGTCCCCTGTGAACTCCAGCTCTGTGAGGGGCTTCATGCAGTGGAAGCCAATAGCGTACCGTAAGCGTGTGCCGATGCTGGAGGACGCGACGCCGTGCAGAAACTCCCAGCCCGTTCCTCTTGCTCAGCCACCTCCGTCAGGACTCATTTCTGCTTATTTTACCCACAATCCCGTCACCAGCGGCATCAACATCAGCTTCAGCCTGGCTGAAGACCCCTTCTATGGCTCCACGAAGTTCCTCAGCTG gacTGTATTGATCGGGATGGGCACTCCTCCGTCAGATTCCTTCTCTCCGCTGGTGATCGGCATCATGGCCGTTGGACTCGGCACGCCGCTCGCCCTCATTGTGGTGGGCGGGGTTTATGTCTGCATCCGGAAAAGAAGGGACCAACAACTGGGCTACCAGCCAATCAACTGA
- the LOC108413234 gene encoding uncharacterized protein LOC108413234, which translates to MNLSWFLLLLSYGHIQATYGDLKPSSIFTLTVRPKESITLTCDITDKYEVAWYHLNSMLEELTLLIFAKKTRTRKSLPFSYNKNESRFILSADGEITIANLTILEVGKDDLGLYFCGTTAEWSQMRFARAFKLQFKDTDHLSSPMPSKTEGENTDEVSMVERLLMLGGVGVVALVFLMATVAAGIVVHKRAWRSGWAEGRDSYRRCSEKR; encoded by the exons ATGAACCTGTCCTGGTTTCTGCTTCTGCTCTCTTATGGACACATCCAGGCAACTTATGGTG ATTTAAAACCATCCTCCATCTTCACGCTCACTGTCCGGCCAAAAGAAAGCATCACTCTGACCTGCGACATCACTGACAAGTACGAGGTGGCCTGGTATCATCTGAACTCCATGTTAGAGGAGCTAACGCTGCTGATCTTCGCTAAGAAAACCCGCACCCGAAAAAGTCTCCCATTCTCCTACAATAAAAACGAGAGTCGTTTCATCCTGTCGGCAGACGGCGAGATCACCATCGCCAACCTTACGATCCTCGAGGTCGGGAAGGATGACCTGGGGCTCTATTTCTGTGGGACTACAGCTGAGTGGTCACAGATGCGCTTTGCCAGAGCTTTCAAACTGCAGTTCAAAG atacagaccaTCTTTCAAGCCCAATGCCTTcaaagacagaaggagagaataCAG ATGAAGTGAGTATGGTGGAGAGGCTGCTGATGCTGGGTGGAGTTGGTGTGGTTGCCCTGGTCTTCCTCATGGCTACAGTAGCTGCAGGAATAGTGGTCCACAAGCGAGCCTGGCGGTCAGGCTGGGCAGAGGGAAGAGACTCATACCGACGTTGCTctgaaaagaggtga